Proteins encoded together in one Schistocerca americana isolate TAMUIC-IGC-003095 chromosome 8, iqSchAmer2.1, whole genome shotgun sequence window:
- the LOC124544608 gene encoding innexin inx2-like has protein sequence MFDVFGSVKGLLKLDSICIDNNLFRLHYKATVIILIAFSLLVTSRQYIGDPIDCIVDEIPLHVMDTYCWIYSTFTIPNRLNGKVGKEVAHPGVSSHVSGQDEVKYHKYYQWVCFVLFFQAILFYIPRYLWKTWEGGRLKMLAFELHSPVVSEQHKNEQKKLLVEYFSTTLHTHNFYAYRYFLCEALNFLNVLGQIYFMDFFLDGEFTTYGADVVKFTEMEPEHRTDAMSRVFPKVTKCTFHKYGPSGSVQTFDGLCVLPLNIVNEKIYVFLWFWFIILSVLSGIGVAYRFAVMFGSRMRMYLLRARSRLALQSQIEIIAKNCEIGDWLLLYQLGKNIEPLCYKEFIAELAGKLSTMKQPA, from the coding sequence ATGTTTGATGTATTCGGCTCCGTGAAAGGGCTTCTAAAGCTCGATTCTATTTGTATTGACAATAACCTTTTCCGCTTGCATTATAAAGCCACGGTTATCAttctaattgcattttctttgctgGTAACTTCACGCCAATATATTGGCGACCCGATAGACTGTATTGTAGATGAAATTCCACTTCATGTAATGGACACCTATTGCTGGATTTATTCAACATTTACCATTCCTAATCGTTTGAATGGAAAGGTAGGCAAGGAAGTAGCACACCCAGGAGTGAGCTCACACGTGAGTGGCCAAGATGAAGTGAAATATCATAAATACTATCAGTGGGTGTGCTTTGTGCTGTTCTTTCAAGCAATTTTGTTCTATATCCCAAGATACTTGTGGAAGACGTGGGAAGGTGGGCGTCTGAAGATGCTTGCCTTCGAACTGCATAGTCCAGTTGTATCTGAACAGCATAAAAACGAGCAAAAGAAGCTGTTGGTGGAATATTTTTCTACCACTTTGCATACCCACAATTTCTATGCCTACCGGTATTTTCTGTGTGAAgccttgaactttctcaatgttctTGGGCAGATTTATTTTATGGACTTTTTTCTGGATGGCGAATTTACGACATATGGTGCAGATGTTGTCAAGTTCACAGAGATGGAGCCTGAACATAGGACAGATGCAATGAGTAGAGTATTTCCTAAGGTAACCAAATGTACGTTCCACAAGTATGGTCCTTCTGGATCTGTCCAGACCTTTGATGGGCTCTGTGTCTTGCCTTTAAATATTGTCAATGAGAAAATATATGTGTTTTTGTGGTTCTGGTTCATAATATTGTCTGTTCTGTCTGGCATTGGTGTTGCTTATAGATTTGCTGTTATGTTTGGCTCTCGTATGCGTATGTATCTTCTTCGTGCCCGTTCTCGCCTTGCCCTGCAAAGCCAAATAGAAATAATAGCTAAGAATTGTGAAATTGGTGACTGGCTGCTTTTATACCAACTTGGGAAAAATATAGAACCTCTTTGTTATAAAGAATTCATTGCGGAACTTGCTGGAAAGTTGAGTACCATGAAGCAACCTGCTTGA